From Buchnera aphidicola (Nurudea shiraii), the proteins below share one genomic window:
- a CDS encoding flagellar basal body rod C-terminal domain-containing protein: MELLENIIMISAKKILDDQEILANNLANVSTIGFKSILINPTILSNNKFCENDLKLSNKLKDRDPTQGFFRLTKQPLDIAIIDQNGWLMVKTNKNKIAYTKNGHLKTNIKGQLTSQGNIVIGENGPIIIPKYDSIKILSDGTIKNIDSSTKLEEKIDKIKLVKIDFKDLTSNNGLYFLNKEKKTNINSQENSNIKILLETLEDSNVSISENIIKIIEDSRKFDIQMKIFHDYDENVQLVNKFLNINN, from the coding sequence ATGGAACTTTTAGAAAATATAATAATGATATCTGCAAAAAAAATACTAGATGATCAAGAAATATTAGCTAATAACTTAGCTAACGTATCAACAATAGGTTTTAAATCAATACTAATTAATCCTACTATTCTATCTAATAATAAATTTTGTGAAAATGACTTAAAATTATCTAACAAACTCAAAGATCGAGACCCTACGCAAGGATTTTTTAGACTTACCAAACAACCTTTAGATATTGCTATTATTGATCAAAACGGATGGTTAATGGTAAAAACTAATAAGAATAAAATTGCTTATACTAAAAATGGACATTTAAAAACAAATATTAAAGGGCAATTAACTAGTCAAGGAAACATAGTTATTGGAGAAAATGGTCCTATAATTATACCAAAATATGATAGTATTAAAATACTATCTGATGGAACAATAAAAAATATAGATAGTAGTACAAAATTAGAAGAAAAAATAGACAAAATTAAATTAGTAAAAATTGATTTTAAAGATTTAACTAGTAATAATGGTTTATATTTCTTAAATAAAGAAAAAAAAACCAACATAAATAGTCAAGAAAATTCTAACATAAAAATATTATTAGAAACTTTAGAAGATAGTAATGTAAGTATTTCAGAAAATATAATTAAGATTATTGAAGATTCTAGAAAGTTTGATATTCAAATGAAAATTTTTCATGATTACGATGAAAATGTACAACTTGTTAATAAATTTTTAAATATTAATAA